The Doryrhamphus excisus isolate RoL2022-K1 chromosome 1, RoL_Dexc_1.0, whole genome shotgun sequence genome includes a window with the following:
- the slc35f1 gene encoding solute carrier family 35 member F1 isoform X1, with protein sequence MMKMMSVVSTVENLPTRTESPASIYQRFKNIFSRDLLVTLAFGQVLSLLICAIGLTSKYLADDFHANTPVFQSFLNYILLFLVYTTTLAVRQGEGNLLAILKQRWWKYMILGFIDIEANYLMLKAYQYTTLSSVQLLDCFVVPVVLLLSWFFLLVRYKAVHIVGTLLCLLGVGCMVGTDILLGRQQGFGEPNLFGNLLVLGGATLYGISNVCEEFIVKNMSRVEFLGMMGLFGSFFCGIQLAIMEHKELLKVPWDWQLGLLYVGFSVFMFSLYSFMPLVMKRTSATSVSLSLLTADLYSLFCGLFLFHYKFSCLYLLSFSIIILGLVVYSSASTYMVQDPRVYKQFRNTINLSASDPLQPSHGVLEPSVTYTSLTPESGEEPSLRVI encoded by the exons AGACCTGCTGGTGACTTTGGCCTTCGGTCAAGTACTGTCCCTGTTGATCTGTGCCATCGGCCTGACCAGCAAGTACCTGGCTGATGACTTCCACGCCAACACACCCGTATTCCAGAGCTTTCTCAACTACATCCTGCTCTTCCTGGTCTACACCACCACACTGGCAGTCAGGCaag GTGAAGGCAACTTGTTGGCTATCTTGAAGCAGCGCTGGTGGAAGTATATGATTCTTGGCTTCATCGACATTGAGGCCAACTACCTGATGCTAAAAGCTTACCAATACACCACACTGTCCAGTGTTCAG CTGTTAGACTGCTTTGTGGTCCCAGTGGTCTTGCTGCTATCCTGGTTCTTTCTGTTAGTGAGGTACAAGGCTGTGCACATTGTGGGGACGTTGCTGTGTCTGCTGggggtgggctgcatggtggggaCCGATATCCTGCTTGGCCGCCAGCAGGGCTTCG GTGAGCCAAATCTCTTTGGAAATCTTCTAGTTTTGGGGGGAGCAACCTTGTACGGAATCTCCAATGTCTGTGAGGAGTTCATCGTGAAGAATATGAGTCGGGTGGAGTTCCTGGGCATGATGGGTCTCTTTGGATCATTTTTCTGCGGCATCCAACT GGCTATAATGGAACACAAGGAGTTACTGAAGGTTCCATGGGACTGGCAGTTAG GTCTCCTGTACGTGGGCTTCAGTGTCTTCATGTTCAGCCTCTACAGCTTCATGCCGCTGGTGATGAAGAGAACAAGTGCCACCTCGGTCAGCCTCTCTTTGCTCACAGCTGACCTGTACAGCCTCTTCTGTGGCCTCTTCCTCTTCCATTACAAG TTCTCTTGCCTCTATTTGTTATCATTCTCCATCATCATTTTGGGCCTTGTGGTTTATTCCTCTGCATCCACGTATATGGTCCAGGACCCTCGTGTCTACAAGCAGTTCAGGAACACCATCAACCTGTCAGCCAGTGACCCACTCCAGCCTAGTCATGGAGTCCTGGAACCTTCTGTAACCTACACCAGCCTAACTCCCGAGTCAGGGGAGGAGCCCAGTTTACGTGTCATTTAA
- the slc35f1 gene encoding solute carrier family 35 member F1 isoform X2 produces MTSTPTHPYSRAFSTTSCSSWSTPPHWQSGEGNLLAILKQRWWKYMILGFIDIEANYLMLKAYQYTTLSSVQLLDCFVVPVVLLLSWFFLLVRYKAVHIVGTLLCLLGVGCMVGTDILLGRQQGFGEPNLFGNLLVLGGATLYGISNVCEEFIVKNMSRVEFLGMMGLFGSFFCGIQLAIMEHKELLKVPWDWQLGLLYVGFSVFMFSLYSFMPLVMKRTSATSVSLSLLTADLYSLFCGLFLFHYKFSCLYLLSFSIIILGLVVYSSASTYMVQDPRVYKQFRNTINLSASDPLQPSHGVLEPSVTYTSLTPESGEEPSLRVI; encoded by the exons ATGACTTCCACGCCAACACACCCGTATTCCAGAGCTTTCTCAACTACATCCTGCTCTTCCTGGTCTACACCACCACACTGGCAGTCAG GTGAAGGCAACTTGTTGGCTATCTTGAAGCAGCGCTGGTGGAAGTATATGATTCTTGGCTTCATCGACATTGAGGCCAACTACCTGATGCTAAAAGCTTACCAATACACCACACTGTCCAGTGTTCAG CTGTTAGACTGCTTTGTGGTCCCAGTGGTCTTGCTGCTATCCTGGTTCTTTCTGTTAGTGAGGTACAAGGCTGTGCACATTGTGGGGACGTTGCTGTGTCTGCTGggggtgggctgcatggtggggaCCGATATCCTGCTTGGCCGCCAGCAGGGCTTCG GTGAGCCAAATCTCTTTGGAAATCTTCTAGTTTTGGGGGGAGCAACCTTGTACGGAATCTCCAATGTCTGTGAGGAGTTCATCGTGAAGAATATGAGTCGGGTGGAGTTCCTGGGCATGATGGGTCTCTTTGGATCATTTTTCTGCGGCATCCAACT GGCTATAATGGAACACAAGGAGTTACTGAAGGTTCCATGGGACTGGCAGTTAG GTCTCCTGTACGTGGGCTTCAGTGTCTTCATGTTCAGCCTCTACAGCTTCATGCCGCTGGTGATGAAGAGAACAAGTGCCACCTCGGTCAGCCTCTCTTTGCTCACAGCTGACCTGTACAGCCTCTTCTGTGGCCTCTTCCTCTTCCATTACAAG TTCTCTTGCCTCTATTTGTTATCATTCTCCATCATCATTTTGGGCCTTGTGGTTTATTCCTCTGCATCCACGTATATGGTCCAGGACCCTCGTGTCTACAAGCAGTTCAGGAACACCATCAACCTGTCAGCCAGTGACCCACTCCAGCCTAGTCATGGAGTCCTGGAACCTTCTGTAACCTACACCAGCCTAACTCCCGAGTCAGGGGAGGAGCCCAGTTTACGTGTCATTTAA